TGGTCTTCGCCCTGTACGACGGGCTGAAGCTGGCCGCGCTGCTGATCTGCGTCGGCGCGGCCAACGCGCTCGCCAACCCGGCGCGGCTGCTGAAGTCGCTGCCGGGGGCGCTGTACGAGGCCGGCGTCGCGGTCGTCGTGGCGATGACCTTCGCGCCGAACCTGGTCGCCGACGTCGTCCGGCTCCGCACCGCCCGGCGGCTGCGCGGCCGGCCCACCGGCGGGGTGCGGGCGGTCCTCCAGATCGGACTGCCCGTCCTGGAGGGCGCCCTGGAACGGTCGGTGGCCGTCGCCGCGTCGATGGACGCGCGCGGGTACGGGCGCACCGCCCAGGTCCCGCCGGCCGTCCGCCGCACCACGAACGTCCTCACCCTCGGCGGGCTGCTCGGCGTCTGCGCCGGCTCGTACGGGCTGCTCGCCGCCCAGGGCGCCGGATACGGGCTGCCGCTGCTCGCCGCAGGGCTCCTCGCGGCCGTCGCGGGCCTGCGGCTCGGCGGCCGGCGGAGCGTCCGCACCCGCTACCGGCCGGACCGCTTCGGCCCCCGCTCCTGGCTGGTCGCCGCGTCCGGCGTCGCCGTGGCCGTCCTCATGATCCGGGCCACCGCGTACGCGCCCGAGGCCCTGCACCCGGGGGTCGTACCGCTCACCGCGCCGGAGCTGCCGCTGTGGCCGGCCCTGTCGGTCCTGCCCGGCCTGCTGCCGGCCGTCATCGCCCCCGTACCGCCCGCTGCCGAAGGGTCGTCCGCGTGATCCGCTTCGAGCACGTCTCCGTGACGTACGAGGACGCCGCCGCCCCCACCCTCCGGGACGTCGACCTCACCGTCCCCGAGGGCGAGCTGGTCCTCCTCGTCGGCCCGTCCGGCGTCGGCAAGTCCACCCTGCTCGGCGCGGTCTCCGGGCTCGTCCCCCACTTCACCGGCGGGACGCTGCGGGGCCGGGTCACCGTGGACGGCCGGGACACCCGGACCCACCACCCGCGCGAGCTGGCCGACCTCGTCGGCACGGTCGGGCAGGACCCGCTCGCCCACTTCGTCACCGACACCGTCGAGGACGAGCTCGCCTACGGCATGGAGTCCCTGGGCCTCGCCCCGGCCGTGATGCGGCGGCGCGTCGAGGAGACCCTGGACCTGCTGGGCCTCGCCGACCTGCGCGACCGGCCCCTCGCGACCCTCTCCGGCGGCCAGCAGCAGCGGGTGGCGATCGGCTCCGTCCTGACCACCCACCCCAAGGTCCTCGTCCTCGACGAACCGACCTCCGCGCTCGACCCGTCGGCGGCGGAGGACGTCCTGGCGGTGCTCCAGCGGCTCGTCCACGACCTCGGCACGACCGTCCTCCTGGCGGAGCACCGCCTGGAGCGGGTCGTCCAGTACGCCGACCGCGTCCTGCTGCTGCCGGAAGCGGTCCTCGGCCCGCCCGCCGAGATCATGGCCGTCTCCCCGGTGCACCCCCCGGTGGTCGGCCTGGGCCGGGTGGCGGGCTGGGACCCGCTGCCCCTGACCGTGCGGGACGCGCGGAGGCGGTCGGGCGGGCTGAAGGCGCGGCTGGAAGGCGCCCCTTCCCCCGGCCGGGGCTCCGCCCCGGACCCCGGACGGGCTGCATCTCCAGCCCCGCCGGCTTGTGAGGCGCGGGAGTACGGGGGCGGAGCCCCCGGTCACGGGAAGGGGCGGGGTGAGGGAAGGCCCCTGCTCCCGTGGCGCCGCACCCGCACCGCCACCCCCGCCACCGGCCCCGCCCCCGCACCCGACCCCACCGCCCCCCTCCTCCACATCCACCGCCTCGCCGTCCGCCGCGGCCGCGTCGAGGCGCTCCGGCGCGTGGACCTGCGGGTCGTCCGGGGCGAGACCGTCGCGCTCATGGGACGCAACGGCGCCGGGAAGTCCACCCTGCTCTCCACCCTCGTGGGCATGATCGCGCCGACGACCGGCTCGGTGCGGGTCGCGGGGCTGACCCCGCACACCACCGCCCCCCGCACCCTCATCCGCCAGGTCGGCCTGGTCCCGCAGGAGCCGCGGGACCTCCTGTACGCGGAGACCGTCGCCGACGAGTGCGCCGCCGCCGACGCGGACGCGGGCGCGCCGCCCGGGACCTGCCGGGCGCTGGTGACGGAGCTCGTACCGGGCGTGACGGACACGACGCACCCCCGCGACCTGTCCGAGGGGCAGCGGCTGGCGCTCGCGCTGGCCGTCGTGCTGACGGCCGCGCCGCCACTGGTCCTCCTGGACGAGCCGACCCGCGGTCTGGACTACGCGGCGAAGGCCCGGCTGGTCGCCCGGCTGCGGGCCCTCGCCGCCGCCGGGCACGCGATCGTGCTGGCCACGCACGACGTGGAGCTCGCGGCGGAGCTGGCGGACCGGGTGGTGATCGTCGCGGGCGGCGAGCTGGTCGCGGACGGGCCGACGGCCGAGGTCGTCGTCTCCTCCCCGGCCTTCGCCCCGCAGGTCGCGAAGATCCTGGCGCCGGAGCCGTGGCTCACGGTCGAGCAGGTGGAGGAGGCCCTGCGCCCATGAACAGGCGAAGCCACCCCATCCGGCTCGGGCCCCGCTCGGTCGCCGCCCTCGTCCTCGTCTCCCTCGTCGGGCTGGCGGGCATCGGCTGGCCCCTCTTCGCGGACGCCGGCGCCGCCGTCACCGACCACGCCGCCGACGCGCCCTGGCTCTTCGCGCTGATCCTCCCCCTCCTCATCGCCGTCGTGGTGGCGACGATCGCGGACTGCGGGATGGACGCGAAGGCGGTGGCGATGCTGGGGGTGCTGGCCGCCGTGGGCGCGGCGCTGCGCCCGCTGGGCGCGGGCACGGCCGGCCTGGAGCCGATGTTCTTCCTGATGGTGCTGAGCGGCCGGGTCCTCGGGCCGGGCTTCGGCTTCGTGCTGGGGGCGGTGACGATGTTCGCGTCGGCGCTGCTCACGGGCGGCGTGGGGCCGTGGATGCCGACGCAGATGCTGGCGATGGGCTGGTTCGCGATGGGTGCGGGGCTGCTGCCGGCGGGGGTGCGGGGGCGGCGGGAGCTGCTGATGCTCTCGGCGTACGGCTTCCTGGCGGCGTTCGCGTACGGCACGGTCACCAACCTGTACGGCTGGGTGACGATCGGGCTCGCGCCGGGGCTGTCCTTCGTGCCGGGGGCCCCGGCGGGCGAGAACCTGGTGCGGTTCGCGGCGTACGTGCTGGCCACCTCGCTCGGCTGGGACCTGGGCCGGGCCGCGCTCACGGTGGTCCTGACGCTCACGGTCGGCGGGCCGCTGCTGCGGGCGCTGCGGAGGGCCACGCGGCGGGCGAACTTCGAGGCCCAGGTCACATTCGAGGGGCCCGCGGAGGGGCCTGCGGGTGAGGCGCCTCATAGGACCCACGTCACGTACGACCGGAAATAGTAGAACCGGACGAGTCGCGCAAAACGCCCATCGTTGGGCGTGACCTGCGAAAACGCCCACCGGTCGACCGGCCCGCGCACCCCGCCGAGTCCGAACCTCCCTCGTACAGGGGACCGTTGCGCCGCCCTCGGGGATTTGTTTCTGTAGTGGACGTCGCCAGGCAGCAGGTGCTCAGCGAAGCACCGCGGCAGGCCGGTTCCCCCAGTTCCCGGAATCCCCGGGCCCTGGTTCCGGCATGCCGAAAACGGTCGGAAACGGCCGTGACGCCCGGCGCGGACCCAGTCCCCGACGTTAGGTAGATGTTTTGTTCCGCTCCATCGCCACTCGTGCCGCCGCCCGCAAGAAGACCTTCGCCGCCACCGCCGCCGTCCTGGTCGGCGCCTCCGGTGCGGTGCTCGGCACGACGGGCACGGCCTCGGCCGCCAGCCCGCAGGAGCTCGCCCGCGACATCGTCCCCGCTTCGCAGTTCGCCGCCTTCAGCAAGATCGTCTCGCACGAGTCCGGCTGGAACTTCAAGGCCACCAACTCCTCCTCCGGCGCCTACGGCCTGGTCCAGGCCCTGCCCGGCTCGAAGATGGCCTCGGCCGGCGCCGACTGGAAGACCAACCCGGCCACCCAGATCAAGTGGGGCCTGAACTACATGAACGAGCGCTACGGCTCCCCGAACGCCGCCTGGGCGTTCTGGCAGGCCAACGGCTGGTACTAAGAGTCACCACGCCGCCCAGCGCCCCACCGCAAGGCCCCGCCCTCCACTCGGAGGGGCGGGGCCTGCGGCATGTCCGGGGCGCCGGGCGTTTCAAGGGGCCCCCGCCACCTCACGGCCGCTCGGTGCTCGCCGGGCTCGCGCCGCCCTTCGTCCCCGCCCCGGGCGCGTGCCCCAGCACAACGACCCAGGTGCCGTCCTCCCGGGCCATCGACACGTACGTACGGAAGGGGCTGCCGTCCCGGTCCGTACCGATGATCCGCGTGCTCGCCACGTCGTCGCCGAACTCGTGCGACACCTCGACGTCCGCGACCGCGATCCCCTTCCCCCCGTCCGCGGCGACCGCCGCCCGCGCGTCCGCCTCGACCCCCTCGTACCCGGGCGGCGCCAGCTCCGCGAGCGCGGCCGCGTCCCGGTCGTTCAGGGCCCGGACGTACGCCTCGGCGGTCTGCCGTTCCGTACGCCCCTCGGGATCCGGCCCCTGGGTGCACCCCGCCAGCAGCACACAGCCCACGACGGCCAGTGCCGCCGCGCCCCGTCTGGTCATGCGCCCCCCTCGTGACCGGTCCTCCCGAGGGACGCGCCGGCCCCCCTCCCGGGTTCCAGCGCAGGGCGCGGGGCCCCGCCCCTCCCACTCCGGAGGGACGCGGCCCCGCGCTTTCCGGGCACCCCTGCCAGGTCTAGAGGCGCTGGATGATCGTCCCGGTGGCGAGCGCGCCACCCGCACACATCGTGACCAGCGCGAACTCCTTGTCGGACCGCTCCAGCTCGTGCAGCGCCGTGGCGATCAGCCGGGCCCCGGTCGCGCCGACCGGATGACCGAGGGCGATGGCGCCACCGTTGACGTTGACCTTCTCCAGGCCGTCGAGGTCCTTGTCGAACTCCTGCGCCCAGCTCAGCACCACCGAGGCGAACGCCTCGTTGATCTCCACCACGTCGATGTCCCGCAGCGACATGCCGGCCTTGCCGAGCACCGCGCGGGTCGCGTCGACGGGTCCGTCGAGGTGGTAGTGCGGGTCCGCGCCGACCAGCGCCTGGGCGACGATCCGGGCCCGGGGGCGCAGCTTCAGCGCGCGGGCCATCCGCTTGGAGGCCCACATCACGGCGGAGGCGCCGTCGGAGATCTGGGAGGAGTTCCCCGCGGTGTGCACGGCGGTGGGCATGACCGGCTTGAGCCGGGCGAGCCCCTCCATGCTGGTGTCGCGCAGCCCCTCGTCGCGGTCGACCAGCCGCCACATGCCCTGCCCGGCGTGCTGCTCCTCCTCGGTGGTCGGGACCTGGACGGCGAAGGTCTCGCGCTTGAACCGCTCCTCGGCCCAGGCGACGGCCGCCCGCTCCTGGGAGAGGACGCCGAGGGAGTCGACCCGCTCGCGGGTCAGGCCGCGGCGGCGGGCGATCCGCTCGGCGGCCTCGAACTGGTTGGGCAGGTCGACGTTCCACTCGTCGGGGAAGGGCTTGCCGGGGCCGTGCTTGGAGCCGGAGCCGAGCGGGACCCGGGACATGGCCTCGACGCCGCAGGAGATGCCGACGTCGATGACGCCGGCCGCGATCATGTTCGCGACCATGTGGCTCGCCTGCTGGGAGGAGCCGCACTGGGCGTCGACCGTGGTGGCGGCGGTCTCGTAGGGCAGGCCCATGGTGAGCCAGGCGGTGCGCGCGGGGTTCATGGACTGCTCGCCGGCGTGGGTGACGGTGCCGCCGACGATCTGCTCGACGCAGTCGGCGGGGATGCCGGTGCGGCCGAGGAGTTCGCGGTAGGTCTCGCCCAGGAGGTAGGCGGGGTGGAGGTTGGCGAGCGCGCCTCCGCGCTTGCCGATGGGGGTGCGTACGGCTTCGACGATGACGGGTTCCGCGGCCATGAGCTGGTCCTCTCCTCGACCGGGCGGGGTGTCCCGGCACCCGCCGGTCGGCGTCATGGGAGAACTAGTACGCGTTCTAGTTCCGGATGAAGTCTGATGACTGCTACCGCCGGTACGCAAGGGCCCGGAAGGCAGGAGTTCGGTGAAGGCCCGGGCCCGCGGGCGCGGTCGAGGGCTCGCCGGGGCGGCACCGGAGGCGGCTGGGGGCGGCTCCGGAGGCGGCTGGGGGCGGCCGGGGGCGGCTCCGGAGGCGGCTGGGGGCGGCCGGGGGCGACTCTGGAGGCGGCGGGGAGCGGCCGGGGGCGACTCTGGAGGCGGCGGGGAGCGGTTCCGGAGCCGGCTGGGGGCGTATTCCGCCCGCGCCCCTTGCGACTTGTAGAACTCGTTACTAACTTTCCCGGCAACTTCTGATGGAGCATCAGATATTGGAGCGTGTTGCCGATGACCTGCCCCCACCTCCCCGAAGGATTCGACGCCACCGACCCCGATCTGCTGCGCAGCCGGGTCCCGCTCCCCGAGTTCGCGGAGCTGCGGCGGACCGCCCCGGTCTGGTGGTGCCCCCAGCCGCGCGGCATCACCGGCTTCGACGACGAGGGCTACTGGGCCGTCACCCGCCACGCCGACGTCAAGTACGTCTCCACCCACCCCGAGTTGTTCTCCTCGAACGAGAACACCGCCGTGATCCGCTTCAACGAGCACATCGGACGCGAACAGATCGACGTCCAGAAGCTGATCATGCTCAACATGGACCCTCCCGAGCACACCCGGGTCCGCCAGATCATCCAGCGCGGCTTCACCCCGCGCGCCATCCGCGGCCTGGAGACCGCCCTGCGCGACCGCGCCCGCGCGATCGCCGAGGAGGCCCGGGCCGCCGCGGCCGAAGACCCTGACAGCACCTTCGACTTCGTCACCCGCGTCGCCGTCGAACTGCCCCTCCAGGCCATCGCCGAACTCATCGGCGTCCCCCAGGAGGACCGCGCCCGCATCTTCGACTGGTCCAACAAGATGGTGGCGTACGACGATCCCGAGTACGCCATCACCGAGGAGGTCGGCGTCGAGGCCGCCATGGAGATCATCGGCTACGCGATGAACATGGCCGCCGCGCGCAAGGAGTGCCCCGCCCAGGACATCGTGTCGCAGCTCGTCGCCGCCGAGGGCCAGGGCAACCTCTCCTCCGACGAGTTCGGCTTCTTCGTCCTGCTGCTCGCCGTCGCCGGCAACGAGACCACCCGCAACGCGATCAGCCACGGCATGCACGCCTTCCTCACCCACCCCGACCAGTGGGAGCTCTACAAGCGGGAGCGCCCGGCCGGCACGGCCGAGGAGATCGTCCGCTGGGCCACCCCCGTCGTCTCCTTCCAGCGCACCGCCACCCAGGACACCGAACTCGGCGGCCAGAAGATCAAACGGGGCGACCGGGTCGGCCTCTTCTACTCCTCCGCCAACCGCGACCCCGAGGTCTTCGAGAACCCGGACGCCTTCGACATCACCCGCGACCCCAACCCGCACCTCGGCTTCGGCGGCGGCGGACCCCACTTCTGCCTCGGCAAGGCCCTCGCGGTGAAGGAGATCGAGCTGATCTTCGACGCGCTCGCCGACGTCCTGCCCGACCTCGCCCTCGTCGGCGAACCGCGCCGGCTGCGGGCCGCCTGGCTCAACGGCGTCAAGGAACTCCGGGTCCGCGCCACCGGCTGACCACCGGAACCGGAGCCCTCCCCCGCACGTCCGATCGGGCATGCGGGGGACACACACCACCATGGCCAGGATCCTGACCACGCTCGTCGCGCTGCTCGCGCTCCAGATCGGCTCGCTCGTCGCGCCCGCCTGGGCCTGCGGCTGCGGCGCCATGATCACGCACAAGTCCGAGCGCATCGGCGTCGACCGGGAGGAGTCCGCCGTCCGCTGGGACGGACGGACCGAGACCGTCGTCATGCGCTTCCGGGTCCACGGCGACGCCCGGCAGGCCGCCTGGATCATGCCCGTGCCCCACCGCGCGGACGTCACCCTCGGCGACCCGGAGCTCTTCGACCGGCTCGAGGACCTCGCCGCCCCCGAACGGCGCGAACGCTTCTACTTCTGGCCGCGCGGCGACGACTGGCCCTTCGACGGCGGCTACGGCGACGGGGCCGTGGCCGGAGCGGCCCCCGGCGGCTCCGTCGGCGTCGTCGGCCGCGAACGGCTCGGCCCCTTCGACGTCGCCCGGCTGACCGCCACCGACCCCGACGCCCTCGGCACCTGGCTGCGCGCCAACGGCTTCGAGCTGCCCGACCGCCTGACCCCCGAACTCCGGCCGTACGTCGACCGAAAGTGGGAGTACGTCGCCATCCGCCTCGCCCCCGAGAAGCAGGGCGAACGCCTCTACGGCGAACTGACCCCGCTGCGCATCACCTTCGCCTCCACCGAACTCGTCTACCCCATGCGGCTCTCCCGGCTCGCCGGCTCCTCGCAGACCCTCGGCCTGTCCATCCTCGCCGACCACCGCATGGAACCCCGCGACACGATCGGCGGCGAACGCCCCGAGGTCACCTTCTCCGGCCGGATCGACCACCCCGCCGGCCCCGTCGCCGCGCTCACCGGCGGCGCCCCCGCCCATCTCACCGTCCTGGAACAGCGCTTCCCCGACCCGTCCCGGATCGACGACGACCACGTCCTGCGCGCCGTCGCCGACACCCCGTACCGCCAGGTGATCTACCGGGACCGCCTGCTCACCCTCGGCGAGGTCCCCGTCTGGCTGCTGACCGTGGTCCTGGGCGCCACGGCCCTCGCCGCGACGGCCCTGTTCACCGTACGGGCCAGGCGCCGCCGCGTACCGTCGACGGCATGACGAACCCTCAGTGGACCGACGTCGACGCCTACGTCACCGACCTGCTCGTCCCCGCCGACGAGGCGCTCACCGCCGCCCTCGCCGCCTCCCGGGCCGCGGGCCTCCCCGACATCGCCGTCTCCCCCAACCAGGGCAAGCTCCTCCACCTCCTCGCCCGGATCCAGGGGGCCCGGCGCATCCTGGAGATCGGCACCCTCGGCGGGTACAGCACCATCTGGCTGGCCCGCGCCCTGCCCGACGACGGCCGCCTGATCACCCTGGAGTACGAGCCCCGGCACGCCGAGGTGGCCCGCGGCAACCTCGCCCGGGCCGGCCTCGCCGACCGCGTCGAGGTCCGCACCGGCCCGGCCCTGGACACCCTCCCGCTGCTCGCGAAGGAGGGCGCCGGCCCCTTCGACCTGGTCTTCGTCGACGCCGACAAGGCCAACAACCGGCATTACGCCGAGTGGGCCCTGAAGCTCTCGCGCCCGGGCACGCTGATCGTCGTCGACAACGTGGTCCGCGACGGCAGGGTCGCCACGGAACACCCCGACGACCCGGCGATCACCGGCACGCGCGCGATGTTCGACCTCGTCGCGAACGAACCCCGCCTGGACGCGACCGCCCTCCAGACCGTCGGCACCAAGGGCTACGACGGACTGCTCCTGGCCCGCGTCGTCGATGCCGACGTCGACGTCGACTGGACCGCCGCCGTCAGGGGGAGACCCCGGACCGCCAGCCGGTGAAGAGCGGCAGCTCGCCGGAGGCGTCGAGGACGACGATCCCGAAGGGCCGGTCGAAGGCGATCCGCTCCACCGCCTCGGGGCGGGGCGAGGCGGCGCCCCGGGGCATCGCCAGCTGGGTGACGGCGGCCGCCTCGACCCCCTCCTCGGCGACCTCGACCAGCGCCGACTGCCCGACCCTGGAGAGGTACAGGCCGTCCGCGGAGAGCCCCGAGAAGTCGGCGCCGGGGCCCAGCGCCCGGCTGACGCCGAGCGCCGCCAGGTGTCCCGTCACGTCGGCCCCCGTCGTACGGAGCGTGAACCGCGGCAGGGACAGGTCGGCCGCCCCTGCCCCGAGCGCCCGGCGCTCCCCGGGCCCCGCCCAGCCGGCGGCCAGCACCCCGGCGGGCCCGGCGGCTCCGGGGCCATGGGCGGCTCCGGGACCTCCGGAACCTCCAGGGCCTCCGGGCACTTCGGGGCCGAGGACGAACCGCACCCGGAGCCCCTCCCGGCAGGGCAGCTCGACGACGGTGACCCCGTCCACGTACCAGACCCACCGGGCCGGGATCCGGCTCCGCATGGTCGGTACGGGCCGGGTCGCACCGCGCGCGTCGGTGAACGGCTCGTCGCGGGTCAGACGGCCCGGGAAGGCGGACAGCCAGGAGGCCTTCAGGGCGAGCGCGTTGAGCAGGACCAGGTCCTCGGAGCCGTCGAGGTCGAGCGGCAGCCGCGTGATCCGCCCGCCGGTGGCCTCCCGCACCCAGGCGTCGAACACGGGCCGCGCGTCCACGGGCACCTCCCCGAGCGAGACGTCGTCCGTGGCCCCGAAGGCCTCGTCCGGCAGCTCGTACCAGTCCGCCCGGGGGAACACCTCGAACCGCACGTCCGGCAGCCTGCTGCGGAAGACGTCCCCCACCCGCACCCTGCTCCACACCCCGGTCGCCACCGCGAGCCCGTCCCCGCCCGCGAGCCGCCGCCCGAGCGAGGTCACGGCCTCCGCCGCCGCCTTCCCCCCGACCCCGAGCAGCCCCCGCAGCTCCTCCCCGGTCCGCCCCCGCGCCCCGGAGGCCACGGCCCCGAGCGCCAGCCACAGCCCGACGGGCGACACGACGAAGTCCCCGCCCCCGAGCCGGGGCAACCACCGGGCGGCCAGCTCCCGCACCGCCTCCGCTTCGGGGACTCCGGAGTCGTGGGTCATATCCTGCCTCCCATGAGCATCGTGAAGATCAACGTCCTGACCGTGCCGGCCGAGCAGCGGGAGGTGCTGGAGCAGCGGTTCGCCTCGCGGGCCGGCTCCGTGGAGGGCTCCGACGGGTTCGAGTGGTTCGAGCTGCTGCGGCCGCTGGAGGGCACCGACCAGTACCTGGTGTACACCCGGTGGCGCAGCGAGGAGGACTTCCAGAAGTGGATGAGCGGTTCCATGAAGGCCGCCCACCAGGGCACCGCGGCCGGTGAGGGCGGCGAGCGGCCGAAGCCCGCGGCGTCCGGTTCCACGCTGTGGTCGTTCGAGGTCGTGCAGCAGGCGGCGCCGAAGTAGGCCGCCGGGCCGACGGAAATCCGGCGGCGCACCCGGGTGTGCGGGCCGCACAATGGCCCGCATGACCTGGATCTTCTCTCCCGAGCGCGTCGACACCCCGGACGCCACCGCACTGCGCCGCGACTACTTCGGCGATGTCGCGGGCCGCTACTACGGACGCGTGCTGAGCGAGGACGAGTACGACGACGAGATGATCGCCGAGGGTCTTGAGCTGCTCGCACCGCCCGCCGGGGAGTTCCTGGTCGGGCGGTACGACGGGGAGGCCGCCGCGTGCGGCGGCCTCGTGCTGCTCGACGCCGAACGGGCCGAGCTGACCCGGGTGTTCGTCCGCCACGCCTTCCGCGGCCGCGGCGGCGCCGACCTCCTCGTGGACGGCCTGGAGCAGGCCGCCCGCGCGCTCGGCGCCCGCCGGACCGTGCTCAACACCCGGCTCGACCTGGTCGAGGCGCGGGCGCTGTACGCGCGGCACGGGTACCGGGAGATCCCGGCGTACTGCTCGGGGCCGTACATGGAGGTCTGGTACGGCAAGGAGCTCTGATGCTCCGGCCCTCCGGGTCAGCTGTTCCAGACGACGACGTCGAAGGTGGCGTTGGTCTCGCTGCCGAGGCCGTCGAGCTTCTTGACGGTCAGCCGGACGAGCCGGCCGTCGCCGGTGCGGCCGCAGACGGCCAGACCGGTCTTCAGCCGGATGTCGTTCGAGGTGCCGAGGGTCTCGACGACGCCCGCGCAGTCGGCGTGCGTCGGAGCCTTCGGCCCCTCCCAGACGAGGGCCTTGGCGTTGTTGTCGGGCCGCAGCATGTGGTCGCCGAACGGGTAGACGGCGAAGTCGTTGTCGCGGCCGCTCTCGGACTCCACGGGCGGCGCGGCGTCGAAATCCTTGTCGTCCGTGTACGAGATGACCAGCGGCCCCTGCCACCGGACCGTGCCGGGCGCGGGCCCGCTCGGGGAGGCCTCCGCCGTCGTCTCCTCGGCGGCGGGCGCGGCGGTGTCCCCGGTCGCGTCCGTGTCCGGGGTGGCCGGTGAGGGCGGTGTGTCCGTGGTCGGCTTGTCGTCCGCCGCCGGGGTGGGCCCCGCCGAGGTCGTCACGGGCGCCGGGGCGGCCTGCCGGTCGTCGTCGTCCTGGTTCACCAGGAACGTGCCGACGACGCCGATCACGGCGGCCACCAGGGTCGCCGCCGCGCCGATCCA
The Streptomyces roseofulvus genome window above contains:
- a CDS encoding energy-coupling factor transporter transmembrane component T, yielding MSQAPSVTPGLPGRLLAPVADRGNALHPGAWWLWALGLAVAASRTTNPLLLGLIVGVAGYVVAARRTDAPWARSYGAFVKLGLFVVALRIAFSVVLGSPIPGAHELFVLPELPLPEWAQGIRIGGRVTAEQVVFALYDGLKLAALLICVGAANALANPARLLKSLPGALYEAGVAVVVAMTFAPNLVADVVRLRTARRLRGRPTGGVRAVLQIGLPVLEGALERSVAVAASMDARGYGRTAQVPPAVRRTTNVLTLGGLLGVCAGSYGLLAAQGAGYGLPLLAAGLLAAVAGLRLGGRRSVRTRYRPDRFGPRSWLVAASGVAVAVLMIRATAYAPEALHPGVVPLTAPELPLWPALSVLPGLLPAVIAPVPPAAEGSSA
- a CDS encoding ABC transporter ATP-binding protein, producing the protein MIRFEHVSVTYEDAAAPTLRDVDLTVPEGELVLLVGPSGVGKSTLLGAVSGLVPHFTGGTLRGRVTVDGRDTRTHHPRELADLVGTVGQDPLAHFVTDTVEDELAYGMESLGLAPAVMRRRVEETLDLLGLADLRDRPLATLSGGQQQRVAIGSVLTTHPKVLVLDEPTSALDPSAAEDVLAVLQRLVHDLGTTVLLAEHRLERVVQYADRVLLLPEAVLGPPAEIMAVSPVHPPVVGLGRVAGWDPLPLTVRDARRRSGGLKARLEGAPSPGRGSAPDPGRAASPAPPACEAREYGGGAPGHGKGRGEGRPLLPWRRTRTATPATGPAPAPDPTAPLLHIHRLAVRRGRVEALRRVDLRVVRGETVALMGRNGAGKSTLLSTLVGMIAPTTGSVRVAGLTPHTTAPRTLIRQVGLVPQEPRDLLYAETVADECAAADADAGAPPGTCRALVTELVPGVTDTTHPRDLSEGQRLALALAVVLTAAPPLVLLDEPTRGLDYAAKARLVARLRALAAAGHAIVLATHDVELAAELADRVVIVAGGELVADGPTAEVVVSSPAFAPQVAKILAPEPWLTVEQVEEALRP
- a CDS encoding ECF transporter S component, producing the protein MNRRSHPIRLGPRSVAALVLVSLVGLAGIGWPLFADAGAAVTDHAADAPWLFALILPLLIAVVVATIADCGMDAKAVAMLGVLAAVGAALRPLGAGTAGLEPMFFLMVLSGRVLGPGFGFVLGAVTMFASALLTGGVGPWMPTQMLAMGWFAMGAGLLPAGVRGRRELLMLSAYGFLAAFAYGTVTNLYGWVTIGLAPGLSFVPGAPAGENLVRFAAYVLATSLGWDLGRAALTVVLTLTVGGPLLRALRRATRRANFEAQVTFEGPAEGPAGEAPHRTHVTYDRK
- a CDS encoding transglycosylase SLT domain-containing protein; the encoded protein is MFRSIATRAAARKKTFAATAAVLVGASGAVLGTTGTASAASPQELARDIVPASQFAAFSKIVSHESGWNFKATNSSSGAYGLVQALPGSKMASAGADWKTNPATQIKWGLNYMNERYGSPNAAWAFWQANGWY
- a CDS encoding steroid 3-ketoacyl-CoA thiolase, whose translation is MAAEPVIVEAVRTPIGKRGGALANLHPAYLLGETYRELLGRTGIPADCVEQIVGGTVTHAGEQSMNPARTAWLTMGLPYETAATTVDAQCGSSQQASHMVANMIAAGVIDVGISCGVEAMSRVPLGSGSKHGPGKPFPDEWNVDLPNQFEAAERIARRRGLTRERVDSLGVLSQERAAVAWAEERFKRETFAVQVPTTEEEQHAGQGMWRLVDRDEGLRDTSMEGLARLKPVMPTAVHTAGNSSQISDGASAVMWASKRMARALKLRPRARIVAQALVGADPHYHLDGPVDATRAVLGKAGMSLRDIDVVEINEAFASVVLSWAQEFDKDLDGLEKVNVNGGAIALGHPVGATGARLIATALHELERSDKEFALVTMCAGGALATGTIIQRL
- a CDS encoding cytochrome P450; this encodes MTCPHLPEGFDATDPDLLRSRVPLPEFAELRRTAPVWWCPQPRGITGFDDEGYWAVTRHADVKYVSTHPELFSSNENTAVIRFNEHIGREQIDVQKLIMLNMDPPEHTRVRQIIQRGFTPRAIRGLETALRDRARAIAEEARAAAAEDPDSTFDFVTRVAVELPLQAIAELIGVPQEDRARIFDWSNKMVAYDDPEYAITEEVGVEAAMEIIGYAMNMAAARKECPAQDIVSQLVAAEGQGNLSSDEFGFFVLLLAVAGNETTRNAISHGMHAFLTHPDQWELYKRERPAGTAEEIVRWATPVVSFQRTATQDTELGGQKIKRGDRVGLFYSSANRDPEVFENPDAFDITRDPNPHLGFGGGGPHFCLGKALAVKEIELIFDALADVLPDLALVGEPRRLRAAWLNGVKELRVRATG
- a CDS encoding DUF2330 domain-containing protein codes for the protein MARILTTLVALLALQIGSLVAPAWACGCGAMITHKSERIGVDREESAVRWDGRTETVVMRFRVHGDARQAAWIMPVPHRADVTLGDPELFDRLEDLAAPERRERFYFWPRGDDWPFDGGYGDGAVAGAAPGGSVGVVGRERLGPFDVARLTATDPDALGTWLRANGFELPDRLTPELRPYVDRKWEYVAIRLAPEKQGERLYGELTPLRITFASTELVYPMRLSRLAGSSQTLGLSILADHRMEPRDTIGGERPEVTFSGRIDHPAGPVAALTGGAPAHLTVLEQRFPDPSRIDDDHVLRAVADTPYRQVIYRDRLLTLGEVPVWLLTVVLGATALAATALFTVRARRRRVPSTA
- a CDS encoding O-methyltransferase, with amino-acid sequence MTNPQWTDVDAYVTDLLVPADEALTAALAASRAAGLPDIAVSPNQGKLLHLLARIQGARRILEIGTLGGYSTIWLARALPDDGRLITLEYEPRHAEVARGNLARAGLADRVEVRTGPALDTLPLLAKEGAGPFDLVFVDADKANNRHYAEWALKLSRPGTLIVVDNVVRDGRVATEHPDDPAITGTRAMFDLVANEPRLDATALQTVGTKGYDGLLLARVVDADVDVDWTAAVRGRPRTASR
- a CDS encoding serpin family protein, with translation MTHDSGVPEAEAVRELAARWLPRLGGGDFVVSPVGLWLALGAVASGARGRTGEELRGLLGVGGKAAAEAVTSLGRRLAGGDGLAVATGVWSRVRVGDVFRSRLPDVRFEVFPRADWYELPDEAFGATDDVSLGEVPVDARPVFDAWVREATGGRITRLPLDLDGSEDLVLLNALALKASWLSAFPGRLTRDEPFTDARGATRPVPTMRSRIPARWVWYVDGVTVVELPCREGLRVRFVLGPEVPGGPGGSGGPGAAHGPGAAGPAGVLAAGWAGPGERRALGAGAADLSLPRFTLRTTGADVTGHLAALGVSRALGPGADFSGLSADGLYLSRVGQSALVEVAEEGVEAAAVTQLAMPRGAASPRPEAVERIAFDRPFGIVVLDASGELPLFTGWRSGVSP